The following are from one region of the Fusarium keratoplasticum isolate Fu6.1 chromosome 4, whole genome shotgun sequence genome:
- a CDS encoding Mest1, protein MAQVQGHCDARFSKLRDLMQEFIGSGQDIGASLCVNINGEDNVVDLWGGYADVSTKKPWEQDTLVNVFSTTKLVTNLAALMLISRGVLRPEDKVAQHWPEFAANGKSEVTVGQVLSHTAGLSAWQDDMTLEDVCDVEAATQKLARQAPLWAPGTAMGYHGVTQGFLVGELVRRKTGMSIEEFVTEEICRPLGEGTDFQLGCRKEDWDRVAPVVPPPGPSIQELLSQQAGYEPGSIVTRTFCNPLLRAEDANTELWRSSALGSVNGHTNARALVKILSCFSLGGICAQGGHRLLSAETVKLALTAHATGMDLATGRNGRRGLGIYLTGPGSGIVEGKLPEGSIGWGSGYGGSMVVMDSDRKLTIAYAMNRMLNGDHPSAAAFIKAVYKILKVTLAA, encoded by the coding sequence ATGGCTCAGGTCCAAGGCCACTGCGACGCGCGGTTTTCCAAGCTCCGCGACCTAATGCAAGAATTCATCGGGTCCGGACAAGACATCGGGGCCAGCCTGTGcgtcaacatcaacggcGAGGATAACGTGGTGGACCTGTGGGGGGGCTATGCCGATGTATCAACCAAGAAACCATGGGAACAGGATACGCTGGTGAACGTCTTCTCGACCACGAAGCTGGTCACCAACCTGGCGGCTCTGATGCTGATCTCGCGTGGGGTGCTCCGccccgaggacaaggtggCCCAGCACTGGCCCGAGTTTGCGGCGAATGGCAAGTCCGAGGTCACAGTTGGCCAAGTGCTGAGTCACACGGCGGGTCTCAGCGCGTGGCAGGACGATATGACGCTCGAGGACGTGTGCGACGTCGAGGCGGCAACCCAGAAGCTCGCGCGCCAAGCACCGCTGTGGGCTCCCGGTACCGCAATGGGATATCATGGTGTGACGCAGGGGTTCCTCGTCGGGGAGCTGGTGCGAAGGAAGACGGGTATGTCCATCGAAGAGTTCGTAACCGAGGAGATTTGCCGGCCGCTGGGCGAGGGGACTGACTTTCAGCTCGGGTGTCGCAAGGAGGACTGGGACCGGGTGGCCCCCGTCGTGCCTCCGCCGGGACCTTCGATCCAGGAGTTGCTTAGCCAGCAGGCGGGATACGAGCCGGGCTCGATCGTCACACGCACGTTCTGTAACCCGCTGCTCAGGGCCGAGGACGCCAACACCGAGCTCTGGCGGTCCAGCGCGTTGGGCTCAGTTAACGGCCATACAAACGCCAGGGCATTGGTTAAGATCctctcttgcttctcgctCGGCGGCATATGCGCGCAAGGTGGCCATCGTCTGCTATCGGCCGAAACGGTGAAGCTAGCACTTACAGCGCATGCCACTGGGATGGATTTGGCGACGGGGCGGAACGGGAGGCGTGGACTGGGGATATACCTCACTGGACCTGGGTCGGGGATCGTCGAGGGCAAGTTACCGGAGGGCAGTATTGGATGGGGTAGCGGGTATGGTGGTTCGATGGTGGTTATGGATAGCGATAGGAAGCTCACGATCGCGTATGCCATGAATAGGATGCTGAATGGAGATCATCCTTCCGCGGCAGCGTTTATTAAGGCGGTTTATAAGATACTTAAAGTTACCCTAGCTGCTTAG
- a CDS encoding Amine oxidase has protein sequence MSSHASKSAPHPLDPLTVDEVQTASQIVHKQIGCADNEIRFKLIDLAEPPKDTTLRHLHHNGPAPDRRARVYYHLKTSQALLIAVVNLATKRVEKLYDAPNSQGPVDWHEYELITRACNSHPEVLAEVAKLKLPPNARLLNDPWAFGTDDANERRRLFQCYMYIALDEDPEANHYSLPLPLAPIFDAHTLELVEIERLPMGTGDELDPETQPWEPAQPVEYSANIMGEDAFRKDLKPLQVVQPEGPSFKIFGRRVEWQKWSFQLGWTLREGPVLHDVQYDGRPLFYRVSMSEMTVPYGDPRSPYHRKQAFDLGDSGFGLTSNSLSLGCDCLGHIAYFSGVRVTADGKPAVMPNVVCMHEIDDGIGWKHTNFRNHKSSVVRNRQLVIQCTATVANYEYILAFVLDQAANIHIEVRATGIVSTMPIRQGLQVPWGTIVAPGVLAVNHQHIFCVRVDPCLDGDRNNTITYDECHPVINEPDLDPFGCAFRVNTTPIEKPGGYDLDLTKNRTFKIINESRTNAISGKPHGYKLHAVPSQMLMMAPHTFNYRRGIFTSKPIWVTKYNDDELWASGEFTNQSREDTGLAIWAKRDENVKNEDVVLWHAFGVTHVTRPEDFPVMPVEKFAVSLKPTSFFEVNPSNDVPRSNQSANQSTLHTVGPESCCRPSRI, from the exons ATGTCATCCCACGCCTCCAAGTCTGCTCCTCACCCTCTCGACCCCCTGACCGTCGACGAGGTGCAGACGGCCTCTCAGATTGTCCACAAGCAGATCGGATGCGCAGACAACGAGATCAGATTCAAGCTTATTGATCTCGCTGAGCCTCCTAAGGACACCACTCTTCGTCACCTTCACCACAATGGCCCGGCTCCTGATCGAAGGGCAAGGGTGTACTACCACCTCAAGACCAGCCAGGCTCTCTTGATCGCCGTTGTTAACCTGGCAACCAAGAGAGTTGAGAAGCTCTACGATGCCCCCAACTCGCAAGGACCTGTTGACTGGCATGAGTATGAGCTCATCACTAGAGCCTGCAACAGCCACCCCGAGGTCTTGGCCGAAGttgccaagctcaagcttccTCCCAA TGCCCGCCTTCTCAACGACCCTTGGGCCTTTGGCACAGACGACGCCAAcgagcgacgacgactctTCCAATGCTACATGTACATCGCCCTCGACGAAGACCCCGAAGCCAACCACTactccctccccctccctctcgccCCCATCTTCGACGCCCACACCCTCGAGCTCGTCGAGATCGAAAGACTTCCCATGGGCACTGGCGACGAGCTGGATCCCGAGACTCAGCCCTGGGAGCCTGCCCAGCCGGTCGAGTACAGCGCAAACATCATGGGAGAGGATGCCTTCCGAAAGGACCTCAAGCCTCTACAAGTCGTTCAGCCCGAAGGACCTTCGTTCAAAATTTTTGGTCGTCGCGTTGAGTGGCAGAAGTGGTCTTTCCAGCTTGGTTGGACTCTTCGAGAGGGCCCCGTTCTTCACGATGTGCAGTACGACGGGCGTCCTCTATTCTACAGAGTATCCATGAGCGAGATGACAGTTCCCTACGGCGACCCTCGATCACCATATCACCGAAAGCAGGCCTTTGATCTCGGAGACTCTGGCTTTGGTCTTACTTCCAACAGTCTGAGCCTTGGCTGCGATTGTCTCGGTCACATTGCCTACTTCAGCGGTGTTCGAGTGACTGCAGATGGCAAGCCCGCGGTCATGCCCAACGTTGTCTGCATGCACGAGATTGATGACGGTATCGGCTGGAAGCACACCAACTTCCGCAACCACAAGTCTTCTGTCGTGCGAAACAGACAGCTCGTCATCCAGTGCACGGCAACTGTTGCCAACTACGAGTACATCCTGGCCTTTGTCCTTGACCAAGCTGCCAACATCCACATCGAGGTCCGAGCCACCGGCATCGTTTCGACCATGCCCATCCGTCAAGGCCTTCAAGTCCCCTGGGGCACAATCGTCGCACCAGGTGTCCTAGCCGTCAACCACCAACACATTTTCTGCGTGAGAGTTGACCCCTGCCTAGACGGTGACCGAAACAACACAATCACATACGATGAATGCCACCCCGTGATCAACGAACCCGATCTCGACCCCTTCGGCTGCGCCTTCAGAGTAAACACCACACCAATCGAGAAGCCAGGCGGCTAcgacctcgacctcaccAAGAACCGCACATTCAAAATAATCAACGAGTCCCGCACAAACGCCATCTCCGGAAAGCCCCACGGATACAAGTTGCACGCTGTTCCTAGCCAGATGCTCATGATGGCACCTCACACGTTCAACTACCGCCGCGGAATCTTCACTTCCAAGCCCATCTGGGTGACAAAGtacaacgacgacgagctATGGGCGTCGGGAGAGTTTACGAACCAAAGCCGAGAGGATACAGGCTTGGCTATTTGGGCGAAGCGTGATGAGAATGTAAAGAATGAGGATGTTGTTCTTTGGCACGCTTTTGGAGTTACTCACGTCACTCGACCTGAAG ACTTTCCAGTCATGCCCGTCGAAAAGTTTGCCGTGTCACTAAAGCCCACCAGCTTCTTCGAGGTCAACCCATCCAACGACGTCCCTCGATCCAACCAGAGCGCCAACCAATCTACGCTACACACCGTTGGGCCCGAGTCCTGCTGCCGACCTTCACGCATCTAA
- a CDS encoding Amine oxidase, which yields MGAYTKIFMQFNETFWPEDTHYFLYADPEQHGYYPLFQSLSMPHFFPGSNILIGTVTGQEAYEVERQSDEKTKEEIMKVLRLMFPDKDIPEPIDFMYPRWTMEKWSYGSYSNWPVGMTLEKHQNLRANIGRLWFAGEANSAEFFGYLHGAYFEGQDIGERIVRILKDEETEQSQQMKRYKTLRGTTEPEEHDAANGWLIPLED from the exons ATGGGAGCATACACCAAGATCTTCATGCAGTTCAATGAGACCTTTTGGCCAGAAGATACACACTACTTTCTCTATGCGGACCCAGAGCAACACGGATACTACCCCTTATTTCAATCCTTGAGCATGCCCCATTTTTTCCCAGGATCAAACATCCTCATTGGTACTGTGACGGGACAGGAGGCTTATGAGGTTGAGCGTCAGTCTGATGAAAAGACTAAGGAAGAGATCATGAAGGTGCTGCGTCTCATGTTTCCGGATAAAGATATCCCTGAACCCATAGACTTCATGTACCCCCGCTGGACCATGGAAAA GTGGTCATACGGGTCATACAGCAACTGGCCCGTGGGGATGACTCTTGAGAAGCATCAGAATCTCCGGGCAAACATTGGTCGGTTGTGGTTTGCTGGAGAGGCGAATTCAGCAGAGTTTTTTGGATATCTACATGGCGCTTACTTCGAGGGCCAAGATATTGGAGAGCGAATTGTAAGAATTCTAAAAGACGAGGAAACAGAACAGTCGCAACAGATGAAGAGATACAAGACACTGCGTGGTACCACAGAGCCAGAGGAACATGATGCGGCTAATGGATGGTTGATTCCTCTGGAGGATTAG